The Lewinella sp. 4G2 nucleotide sequence CGATTGGAGAGCCACGGCCGGACGATCCTGCTGGACCCGATGCTGGGTAACTGGGTAGCGCCGGTCCCCTTCCTCGGCCACCGCTTTCCCTACGAAGGCTACAACCCCGTCGAACAGTTGGGGGACATTGACCTCATCGTCTATTCTCACGATCATTACGACCACCTCGATTACGATACTTTTCTGATCCTTAAGGATCGGACCAAGCACTTCCTTACGCCACTTGGGGTAGGGGCCCATCTCCGTGAGTGGGGTGTTCCCGCAGATCGAATCACCGAACTGGATTGGTGGGAATCCGCCGATCTGGCTGGATGCACCTTCACGGCGACGCCTGCCCGCCACTTCAGTGGCCGCTCGCCGGGGACGCGGAATAAATCACTATGGTGCGGATTCGCCATTCAGACCCCCAAGCACCGGCTTTTCTTCGGGGGCGATAGCGGTTACGGTCAGCACTTCGCTGCCATTGGTGAGCGACTGGGGCCGTTTACCCTGACGATGCTCGATAGCGGGCAGTACCACGACCGCTGGCAGAACGTACACATGACGCCGGAAGAGGCGCTGCGGGCGCACGCAGACCTGCAGGGCTGCAATCTTTTGCCAATCCACTGGGGTGCCTTCTCGCTGAGCGACCACGCCTGGTCGGACCCCATCGAACGCATCGTGACGGCGGACGAAAAGGGAGATGTCATCAGCCCAATGGTGGGCCAGCGCTTTGACCTCGGGGACCTAGAAAACTGCAAGTCCGAATGGTGGCGGGAGTCCTAACTCATGGATTCCTTCAGGAAGGGTTATCATCAAGTGCAATCGGGAAGGTGGTCCCGGTCAATACTGTATTTCGATGAAGGATTTCCAATCCAGTAGAGAACGGGACCTGCCGGCCTAGCCCTTGCTACCTTTACGGCGAGTCGGTAACCAAGGTCATGACCACTGACGACAAACCACGACGATAATGGCAGACTTCCGCGAGAACGAATACTGGGTTTACCGAAAAAAGGACCAATCCCTCGTGGGCGTCCTTGAGGTCACCGAACTGGAAGATGTTTTCGACGATATCCGTTTCCTCGTTTGTTCTGGAAAGCTGACCCACCGAGGGCGCACCGATGAGGTTGAGCAACACTTCCGTGGCTGGTACGAACTGAAGCACCCGGGTAAGACCGAACACTTCGGTGATTTCGATACCCGGGAGGAAGTGTGCGAAGCCGTGAAGAACCACCCCGATGGCGAGTGTTTTCTGGTAACGGTTCCGATCTTACCCTTCGTGGATTGAACCGTCTTTAAGGCAAGGTGTCATGTATAAGCTCAGGACGTATTGTCAAGAGCCACCATACGATATCCACCATGCTTTCACTCCTAAAGGGTTCCTGGCACTGGTCCGTCAGCGGGCTACTGATTGCCGGCGTAATGTTCGCACTCCTCTACGCCGGTAAGCAGTTTGGCGTTAGTTCTAATCTCCGCACGATGTGTACGCTGGCCGGTGCCGGGAAGCACAGCGACTTCTTCCGGTTCGATTGGAAAGCGCAACGTTGGAACCTACTTTTCATCGCCGGTGCGGTGATTGGCGGCTTCATCGCTTCCACCATCCTGGCTAACCCGGAGCCCGTTGCCATCTCTACGGCTACGGAAACCTACCTGTCATCATTGGGGATCGACGCCCCATCAACTGGTGCGCAGGGAACGGGGTACGTCCCCCACGAACTCTTTAGCCTGGCGGAAATAAATTGGCTTACGCTGGTCCTGTTAGTGCTCGGTGGTTTTTTGATCGGTTTCGGTACCCGTTGGGCGGGAGGATGTACGAGTGGCCACGCCATTAGTGGGCTATCCAATTTGCAAGTCCCGAGCCTTATCGCCGTCGTAGGATTCTTCGCCGGCGGTTTACTGATGACCTGGTTGATCCTTCCTCAATTACTCAACCTGGTCGCTTAGCAGAGCGACAACCCCACCTTCGTTAAAAAACAATAGAATAAACATCATGCGCACTGCATTCTACCTATTCATTGGTATCGTCTTTGGAATCGTGATGACAAAATCCGAAGCCGTTTCCTGGTTCCGTATTCAAGAGATGTTTCGGTTCGAATCCTTCCACATGTATGGTATCATCGGCACGGCCGTAG carries:
- a CDS encoding MBL fold metallo-hydrolase; protein product: MKPHWLVGLVLLPIGYVARKVRNDPQFGAGAGAMRRERNKRKERPLRWRMGAYRNLEKTKLQEDFRSLMGDLVGYLQAKNTQPPKALPIAVANANSVVQDDRDYLTWYGHSALRLESHGRTILLDPMLGNWVAPVPFLGHRFPYEGYNPVEQLGDIDLIVYSHDHYDHLDYDTFLILKDRTKHFLTPLGVGAHLREWGVPADRITELDWWESADLAGCTFTATPARHFSGRSPGTRNKSLWCGFAIQTPKHRLFFGGDSGYGQHFAAIGERLGPFTLTMLDSGQYHDRWQNVHMTPEEALRAHADLQGCNLLPIHWGAFSLSDHAWSDPIERIVTADEKGDVISPMVGQRFDLGDLENCKSEWWRES
- a CDS encoding YeeE/YedE family protein produces the protein MLSLLKGSWHWSVSGLLIAGVMFALLYAGKQFGVSSNLRTMCTLAGAGKHSDFFRFDWKAQRWNLLFIAGAVIGGFIASTILANPEPVAISTATETYLSSLGIDAPSTGAQGTGYVPHELFSLAEINWLTLVLLVLGGFLIGFGTRWAGGCTSGHAISGLSNLQVPSLIAVVGFFAGGLLMTWLILPQLLNLVA